TCCGCTGGTAACGCCGCTGCTCGCGGTGGCCGAGATCATCACGCCACCGACCGTCGCCAGCGTGCCGGGTGTCAAACCGTGGGTAATGGGTATCGCCAATATGCGCGGCACCTTGCTGCCCATCATGGACATGCAGGGCTTTCTTTACCGCGGCAACGATGCGCCCGATCTACGCATGCGGCGCGTACTGGTGGTGGCGCTGGGCGGACACTGGGCTGGGCTGCTGGTGGACTCCGTGGTGGGGCTCAGACGTTTCCGGGTGGACGCCAGATCGGAGCAGTTACCCCCGCTCGATCCGGAGGTGAAGCCCTTCGTTACCTATGGCTATCAGTTGGGGGAGGCGCGTTACGCGCTTATGAACGTCTCGGCGCTGATTGAAGATCGATCATTTCTGGATGTAACGATATAGCGATACAAAAAAACTGTCTGCGGCATACGGTTAGAGGCGTGGCGGTTAATAGTGTAATAGTGCTCGTGTCGCGCTTAAAAAGATGCGCACGAGCAGCGAATTAAGGGCGCGGGAGCGTTGGGGGTATTCATTGAAGAGGGGGTCACGATGGTTAATGCACTGGGGATTAGGGGCGTAAACAAGACGCTTGTTGCGCTGTTCGCGCTGTTATTTTTGTTTCTTGCGCTGATGGCGGGCGTCTTCA
Above is a window of Gammaproteobacteria bacterium DNA encoding:
- a CDS encoding chemotaxis protein CheW; translation: PLVTPLLAVAEIITPPTVASVPGVKPWVMGIANMRGTLLPIMDMQGFLYRGNDAPDLRMRRVLVVALGGHWAGLLVDSVVGLRRFRVDARSEQLPPLDPEVKPFVTYGYQLGEARYALMNVSALIEDRSFLDVTI